One part of the Olleya sp. YS genome encodes these proteins:
- a CDS encoding class I SAM-dependent methyltransferase: protein MSTSHQITSYFKFLKRSTNQHGVHSPFVFDLVTKCFYNKSNHVAYKTIKDYINQLLKSNQTIDVKDLGSGSQVFKTNSRLVSKMAKVAGSSFKDAKLLYRLSNYFQFNSILELGTSLGIATHAMHLGNPKAKITTVEGCPNISTFSQNTFNNFNLNNIDLLTGDFTIVINQLKTTTFDLIYFDGNHQKEATLNYFETLLPNSHNNSVFIFDDIYWSKDMTDAWESIKKHPKVTVTIDTYHFGLVFFRKEQAKEHFTIRI, encoded by the coding sequence ATGAGCACTTCTCATCAAATAACATCCTACTTCAAATTTTTAAAACGCTCCACCAATCAACATGGTGTCCACTCCCCTTTTGTATTTGACTTAGTAACTAAATGCTTTTATAATAAATCAAATCACGTTGCTTATAAAACAATTAAAGACTACATCAATCAGTTATTAAAAAGTAATCAAACCATTGATGTCAAAGATTTAGGCTCGGGAAGCCAGGTGTTTAAAACCAACTCGCGATTGGTTTCAAAAATGGCAAAGGTTGCAGGTTCTAGCTTTAAAGACGCAAAATTATTATATAGACTATCAAATTATTTTCAATTTAATTCTATTTTAGAACTAGGCACATCGCTTGGTATAGCAACACATGCGATGCATTTAGGGAATCCTAAAGCCAAAATCACCACTGTTGAAGGCTGCCCAAATATTTCAACATTTTCGCAAAACACGTTTAATAATTTCAATTTAAATAATATAGATCTCTTAACAGGTGACTTTACTATTGTTATTAATCAATTAAAAACAACAACTTTCGATTTGATTTACTTTGATGGAAATCATCAAAAAGAAGCTACTTTAAATTATTTTGAAACGTTACTACCCAATAGTCATAACAATTCTGTGTTTATTTTTGATGACATCTATTGGTCCAAAGACATGACAGACGCTTGGGAGAGTATTAAAAAACACCCTAAAGTCACAGTAACTATCGATACTTATCATTTTGGACTGGTATTTTTCAGAAAAGAACAGGCTAAAGAGCATTTTACTATTAGAATTTAG